The bacterium genome window below encodes:
- a CDS encoding 4a-hydroxytetrahydrobiopterin dehydratase yields the protein MALLKNDEIEDGLSVHPEWKWIGDSITRTYGFPSFRASLAFVDFVGELAEARDHHPDIDIRYSKVTLILSTHAAGGLTAKDFDLVGLIDGRG from the coding sequence ATGGCGCTCTTGAAAAACGACGAAATAGAAGACGGTCTATCAGTGCATCCCGAGTGGAAATGGATCGGAGACTCGATCACTCGGACCTACGGGTTCCCGAGCTTCCGCGCATCACTGGCCTTCGTCGATTTCGTCGGTGAACTCGCTGAAGCCCGCGACCATCACCCTGATATCGATATCCGCTACAGCAAGGTAACCTTGATTCTCAGCACCCATGCAGCCGGTGGCCTGACCGCGAAGGACTTCGATCTCGTCGGCTTGATAGACGGCCGGGGCTGA
- a CDS encoding S9 family peptidase: protein MDTTSEAEALDVDQDADRLVAPAAGRVAKKLEIHGDVRVDEFYWLRERENPEVISYLKAENSYTAALMADTETLQEKLFEEMKGRLKEDDASVPYELDGHFYYYRYSEGGEYKLYCRKRGSLETEEEVILDVNELASGHEHVRVNQVQPNPGQDVLSYAIDTVGRRFYKLAFRDLTTGQDLPDVIENVTGNHAWANDGKTVFYTKQHPETLRWYRIYKHVLGTDPSADELVYEETDEEFSAHVWKTNSRRFIMLGSEQTLSSEYRYLDANDPDGEFRVFLPREENHEYSIDDLGDGFLIRTNWNALNFRLMQAPVGSTSKDDWVEVIPHRDDVFVGDVEIFKDFMVVSERKDGLIQMRIVPGDGSGEHYLEFGEPAYDAYFSDNKTFDTQILRYAYTSLTTPDSIFDYDVKTRSKTLRKEDAILGGFDKSNYVTERLWGTARDGVKVPISIVYRRGFTKDGSRPLLLYGYGSYGNSVDAAFRPRRLSLLDRGFAFAIAHVRGGQELGRQWYESGKLFAKMNTFTDFVDCGKFLVSEGYTSPDRMFALGGSAGGLLMGTVANVAPDLFHGIVSHVPFVDVVTTMLDSDIPLTTSEYDEWGNPNEETYYDYMLSYSPYDQLEAKAYPHMLVTTGLHDSQVQYWEPAKYVAKLRRLKTDENLLLLKTNMEAGHSGASGRFKRYRETALDYAFMLRLAGIDD, encoded by the coding sequence ATGGACACCACTTCGGAAGCCGAAGCCCTTGATGTCGACCAGGACGCGGACCGGCTGGTCGCGCCAGCGGCCGGGCGCGTGGCGAAGAAGCTCGAGATCCATGGCGACGTCCGTGTGGACGAGTTCTACTGGCTACGGGAGCGCGAGAATCCGGAGGTCATCAGCTACTTGAAAGCGGAGAATAGCTACACGGCGGCGCTGATGGCCGACACCGAAACGCTGCAGGAGAAGCTTTTCGAGGAGATGAAGGGCAGGCTCAAAGAGGATGACGCGTCGGTTCCATACGAGTTAGACGGCCACTTCTACTACTACCGGTATTCCGAAGGCGGCGAGTACAAGCTGTACTGCCGCAAGAGGGGATCCCTGGAGACGGAGGAGGAGGTCATACTGGACGTGAACGAGCTGGCCTCGGGGCACGAGCACGTTCGCGTTAACCAGGTGCAGCCCAACCCGGGCCAGGATGTTCTTTCCTATGCCATAGACACCGTGGGTCGACGCTTCTACAAGCTCGCCTTCCGCGACCTGACGACGGGTCAAGACCTGCCCGACGTCATCGAGAACGTAACCGGCAATCATGCCTGGGCGAATGACGGCAAGACGGTGTTCTATACCAAGCAGCACCCCGAGACGCTGCGGTGGTATCGGATCTACAAGCACGTTCTCGGCACCGACCCGTCCGCCGACGAGCTGGTCTATGAAGAGACCGACGAGGAATTCAGCGCCCACGTCTGGAAGACCAACTCCCGGCGCTTCATCATGCTGGGTTCGGAGCAGACGCTTTCGAGCGAGTACCGTTACCTCGATGCCAACGATCCGGACGGAGAGTTCAGGGTCTTTCTTCCCCGAGAAGAGAACCACGAGTACTCGATCGACGATCTTGGCGACGGCTTCCTGATCAGAACCAATTGGAATGCGCTCAACTTCCGCCTGATGCAGGCGCCCGTGGGCTCGACCTCGAAGGATGACTGGGTCGAGGTGATTCCCCATCGCGACGACGTCTTCGTCGGCGATGTCGAGATATTCAAGGATTTCATGGTGGTCTCGGAGCGCAAGGACGGTCTGATTCAGATGCGAATCGTTCCCGGCGACGGTTCCGGAGAACACTACCTGGAGTTCGGAGAGCCCGCCTACGATGCTTACTTCTCGGACAACAAGACTTTCGATACGCAGATCCTGCGGTACGCCTACACCTCGCTGACCACGCCCGACTCGATCTTTGACTACGACGTAAAGACCAGGTCCAAGACGCTTCGCAAAGAGGACGCCATTCTGGGTGGCTTCGATAAGAGCAACTACGTCACCGAACGCCTGTGGGGCACCGCCCGCGATGGCGTCAAGGTGCCGATCTCGATCGTCTACCGCAGGGGTTTCACGAAGGACGGCAGCCGGCCGTTGTTGTTGTACGGCTACGGCTCCTATGGGAACTCCGTCGACGCCGCCTTTCGTCCACGCCGCCTGTCGCTTCTCGACCGCGGCTTTGCCTTCGCCATCGCCCACGTTCGCGGCGGCCAAGAGCTCGGCCGGCAATGGTACGAGAGTGGCAAGCTCTTCGCCAAGATGAACACCTTCACCGACTTCGTGGACTGCGGCAAGTTCCTGGTCTCGGAGGGCTATACGAGCCCGGACAGGATGTTCGCGTTGGGCGGCAGCGCCGGCGGTCTGTTGATGGGCACCGTCGCCAACGTGGCGCCCGATCTCTTCCATGGCATTGTCAGCCACGTGCCCTTCGTGGATGTCGTAACCACGATGCTGGACTCCGACATTCCGCTGACTACGAGTGAATACGACGAGTGGGGCAACCCGAACGAAGAGACCTACTACGACTACATGCTGTCGTATTCACCCTACGATCAACTCGAGGCCAAGGCCTATCCACACATGTTGGTGACGACGGGTCTGCACGACTCCCAGGTCCAATACTGGGAGCCCGCCAAGTACGTGGCCAAGTTGCGCCGGCTCAAGACCGACGAGAACCTCTTGTTGCTCAAGACCAACATGGAGGCTGGACACAGCGGTGCTTCCGGTCGCTTCAAGCGCTACCGGGAGACGGCCCTCGACTATGCCTTCATGTTGCGGCTGGCCGGGATCGACGATTAG
- a CDS encoding CBS domain-containing protein, whose product MLCPNCAADNIPGVDICEECGTDLAGLDLPEARSGFRGKLLNARVGDLPTMPAVIVSPDETVRDAIERMREAQAGCVLVQEDGELVGLFNERHVLTRVLRKDLDATTTPISRVMSPKPLKLSPEDPPAFAIHCMVAYGFRHLPLVSGREVLGYVSVRTILAFLHKDVIARAAVAS is encoded by the coding sequence GTGCTCTGCCCCAATTGCGCGGCGGACAACATTCCGGGTGTCGACATCTGCGAAGAGTGCGGAACCGACTTGGCGGGGCTCGACCTTCCGGAGGCACGGTCGGGCTTTCGCGGCAAGCTGCTGAACGCCAGAGTGGGGGACCTTCCGACCATGCCGGCGGTCATCGTTTCGCCCGATGAGACGGTACGCGATGCAATCGAGCGGATGCGCGAAGCTCAGGCGGGCTGCGTCCTGGTTCAGGAGGACGGAGAGCTGGTGGGGTTGTTCAACGAACGTCACGTGCTCACCAGGGTTCTGCGCAAAGACCTCGACGCGACAACGACCCCCATCTCCCGGGTCATGAGCCCCAAGCCCTTGAAGCTATCGCCCGAGGATCCCCCGGCTTTTGCAATCCACTGCATGGTGGCCTATGGCTTCCGGCACTTGCCCCTGGTCTCCGGCCGCGAAGTTCTCGGCTACGTTTCAGTGCGTACCATCCTGGCGTTTCTGCACAAGGACGTTATTGCCAGGGCCGCGGTCGCGAGCTGA
- a CDS encoding CBS domain-containing protein has product MGSVEKLLARVRIRDLPRRRVCTVSPSTPLHEVYRLLDEEHSVAVLVCDDSGLVGIFTERDILNRTALEGDSDMPIGDLMSPIKASLTPDDRLADAIEVMHEGGYRHIPLPDDQGLKPGLIGGRDILKLIADYYPETLLNLPPRLHQQMTRPEGG; this is encoded by the coding sequence ATGGGATCGGTTGAAAAGCTGCTTGCCCGGGTGAGAATCCGGGACCTGCCCCGCCGCCGCGTGTGCACCGTGAGCCCATCCACACCTCTCCACGAGGTCTACCGACTCCTGGACGAGGAGCACAGCGTGGCCGTTCTGGTCTGTGATGACAGTGGGCTGGTCGGAATTTTCACCGAGCGGGACATTCTCAACCGGACCGCCCTGGAAGGCGACTCCGACATGCCGATCGGCGATCTGATGAGTCCGATCAAGGCGAGTTTGACGCCCGACGACCGGCTCGCCGACGCGATCGAGGTCATGCACGAAGGCGGCTACAGGCACATTCCACTGCCCGATGACCAAGGACTCAAGCCCGGTCTCATAGGTGGCCGGGATATTTTGAAGCTCATCGCCGACTACTACCCGGAGACCCTGCTCAACTTGCCGCCCCGGCTGCACCAGCAGATGACCCGGCCGGAGGGTGGCTAG
- a CDS encoding pseudouridine-5'-phosphate glycosidase, which yields MRAVLAIAPEVEEALAGGRPVVALETTLVTHGLPHPQGFEVAVELERILREEGAIPATIAILGGQARIGVEATDLGRLVSSGASKVNLGNLAAVLASGGAGSTTVAATMALAHRAGIPVFATGGIGGVHRGVIDSGDVSADLTAMVRYPVAVVCAGAKALLDLPKTVEALETGGVPVLGYRTDEFPAFYRRKSGLAVDLRCDSLQHLADVVATHFRLDRQPTGVLVANPIPKDAEMSRGVYDGALAQALEALESEGVQGRDVTPFLLGKLDQITAGTSVSVNRALLENNVRLAARLAGELIRRVDK from the coding sequence ATGAGAGCGGTTCTTGCCATCGCGCCCGAAGTCGAGGAGGCTCTGGCCGGCGGGCGGCCGGTGGTTGCCTTGGAGACCACCCTGGTCACGCACGGCCTACCCCACCCCCAGGGCTTCGAAGTCGCGGTCGAGCTCGAGCGAATCCTCCGGGAGGAGGGGGCGATCCCGGCAACGATCGCGATTCTGGGCGGCCAAGCCCGCATCGGCGTCGAAGCGACTGACCTCGGTCGGCTGGTCTCATCGGGAGCTTCCAAGGTAAACCTGGGCAACCTAGCCGCCGTTCTGGCGTCCGGAGGCGCGGGTTCGACCACCGTGGCAGCGACGATGGCGCTGGCCCATCGCGCCGGAATCCCCGTTTTCGCGACCGGCGGAATCGGCGGCGTTCACCGCGGCGTCATCGACAGCGGAGATGTCTCGGCCGATCTGACCGCCATGGTCCGCTATCCGGTCGCCGTCGTTTGTGCCGGCGCCAAGGCACTCCTGGATCTACCCAAAACGGTCGAAGCCCTGGAGACCGGCGGCGTACCCGTCCTCGGCTACCGGACCGACGAGTTTCCGGCCTTTTACCGCCGCAAGAGTGGCCTTGCGGTCGACCTTCGTTGCGATTCTCTGCAGCACCTTGCCGACGTTGTGGCGACTCATTTCCGCCTCGATCGACAACCGACGGGAGTGCTGGTCGCGAATCCGATTCCGAAGGACGCGGAGATGTCGCGGGGCGTCTACGACGGTGCCCTGGCGCAGGCGCTCGAGGCTCTGGAAAGCGAAGGCGTCCAGGGCCGGGACGTGACGCCGTTTCTCCTCGGCAAGCTGGATCAGATCACCGCCGGAACCAGCGTCTCGGTGAACCGGGCCCTGCTCGAGAACAACGTGCGGTTGGCGGCTCGGCTGGCGGGCGAGTTGATCCGGCGTGTAGACAAATAG
- a CDS encoding carbohydrate kinase family protein gives MNPLFVVAGNLIVDDVVYESGTTNLAQPGGAALYTALGASLWDIPVGLASVVGGDYPEEVLGALVEKGIDLSGLRRVPGPGMRTWLLYEGRRRQVVHHLDTPSHEVMSPTFADLPSGWDPKAYHLAPMPRPIQSGWLDRLASRPDALLSLDPFELVQESSLPSLRSLFARADLVLLSEDELLLDSALERPERCLARLVERNTEASRLEQIFLKRGARGGTVYDRAGRGVEKWQPRASTVIEATGAGDAFAGGLLAGLLRNRPLDGALEQAVVSASFALEGRGPEGLLQATPKDCAARAREWFG, from the coding sequence GTGAATCCACTTTTCGTTGTCGCGGGTAACCTCATCGTCGACGATGTCGTCTACGAGAGCGGAACGACAAACCTCGCACAGCCCGGAGGCGCAGCCCTGTACACAGCGCTCGGCGCTTCACTTTGGGACATCCCGGTGGGCCTCGCGAGCGTCGTCGGAGGCGACTATCCTGAAGAGGTGCTGGGGGCCCTGGTTGAGAAAGGCATCGATCTGTCCGGACTGCGAAGAGTCCCGGGGCCGGGCATGAGGACCTGGCTTCTCTACGAGGGGCGGCGGCGGCAGGTCGTTCACCACCTCGACACCCCGTCACATGAGGTGATGTCGCCAACGTTCGCGGACCTGCCGAGCGGATGGGATCCAAAGGCCTACCATCTGGCGCCGATGCCTCGACCGATCCAATCCGGCTGGCTGGATCGGCTCGCGAGCCGGCCCGACGCGCTGCTGTCGCTCGACCCCTTCGAATTGGTGCAAGAGAGTTCGCTGCCCTCGCTACGGTCTCTCTTCGCTCGAGCCGACCTGGTGCTGCTGAGCGAGGACGAGCTCCTGCTCGACTCGGCGCTCGAGCGTCCCGAGCGCTGCCTCGCCAGGCTTGTGGAACGAAACACCGAGGCGAGTCGTCTCGAGCAGATCTTCCTGAAGCGCGGCGCACGAGGCGGTACGGTTTACGACCGTGCCGGCCGCGGCGTCGAGAAGTGGCAGCCCCGCGCGTCGACGGTGATCGAAGCCACGGGCGCCGGCGACGCCTTCGCCGGGGGCCTGCTCGCGGGTCTGCTCCGGAACCGGCCGCTCGACGGGGCCCTCGAACAGGCTGTGGTGTCGGCAAGTTTCGCCTTGGAAGGGCGGGGGCCCGAGGGACTTCTGCAGGCGACCCCGAAGGACTGCGCCGCCCGCGCCCGAGAGTGGTTCGGATGA
- a CDS encoding tetratricopeptide repeat protein gives MKHRKPTTVQRTAAVLALSVAMGIAGCSETANDKGFEQAEKIPVTTSSKKARKFFLEGRELADKIRFTDARDYFLRAIDEDPQFAMAYLYLANNAASAKEFFSSLKKAVFLAEEVSEGERLWILGQEAGNRGKPELQLQRFSALVELYPEDERAHNLLGGVFFGRQEFKEAIEHYERATAINPEFSQPYNQLGYALRSLGKYEKSEHAFKKYIQLIPDEPNPYDSYAELLMKVGRHEESIENYRKALEKNPQFLPSFVGIGNNQMFVGDYEAARATFAELHELARHGGERRLSHFWTAVSYVFENDLAGALEATQAMSAIAEADDDKAALAGDTVFVANIHLYKGSPDDALRDFRRAIELAEQAEVNEDIKKTARRNLAYQEARVAIRKGDLEKAATKAEEYRLAARSKGIANEMRRVHELDGILALLRGDAERALAELEQANEQNPVVIYWQAKAAFEVGDLERARSLASSAARFNQLTPNYAFIRDRAEELLEALSRG, from the coding sequence ATGAAGCACCGGAAGCCCACCACGGTTCAGCGTACTGCAGCGGTCCTGGCCCTGTCGGTCGCCATGGGTATTGCGGGCTGCTCTGAGACCGCCAACGACAAGGGCTTTGAGCAGGCCGAGAAGATACCGGTGACCACCTCCTCGAAGAAGGCTCGGAAGTTTTTTCTCGAGGGGCGCGAGTTGGCGGACAAGATTCGATTCACCGACGCCCGCGATTATTTCTTGCGAGCGATCGACGAGGATCCGCAGTTTGCGATGGCCTACCTCTATCTGGCCAACAATGCGGCGTCGGCCAAAGAGTTCTTCTCTTCGTTGAAAAAGGCCGTCTTTCTCGCCGAGGAGGTATCGGAGGGCGAGAGGCTCTGGATTCTCGGTCAAGAGGCGGGGAACAGAGGCAAGCCCGAGCTTCAGCTGCAGCGCTTTTCCGCGCTGGTCGAGCTCTACCCCGAGGACGAGCGCGCTCACAACCTCCTCGGCGGTGTCTTTTTCGGCCGCCAGGAGTTCAAAGAGGCAATCGAGCACTACGAGCGCGCGACCGCGATCAATCCGGAGTTCTCTCAGCCCTACAACCAGCTGGGCTACGCGTTGCGCTCGCTCGGTAAGTACGAGAAGTCCGAGCACGCATTCAAGAAGTACATCCAGTTGATTCCGGACGAGCCCAATCCCTACGACTCCTATGCCGAGCTTTTGATGAAAGTGGGGCGCCACGAGGAGTCGATCGAGAACTACCGCAAGGCCCTGGAGAAGAACCCGCAGTTTCTGCCCTCTTTTGTCGGGATCGGGAACAACCAGATGTTCGTGGGCGACTACGAAGCTGCTCGCGCCACCTTTGCCGAGCTTCACGAACTGGCTCGCCACGGTGGCGAGAGGCGACTGTCGCACTTCTGGACGGCGGTCTCGTACGTTTTCGAGAACGACTTGGCCGGCGCGCTCGAAGCCACCCAAGCGATGTCGGCGATCGCCGAGGCCGACGACGACAAAGCGGCGTTGGCCGGCGATACCGTCTTTGTGGCCAATATTCATCTTTACAAGGGCTCGCCCGACGACGCCCTTCGGGACTTTCGGCGCGCGATAGAGCTCGCAGAGCAGGCCGAAGTGAATGAAGACATCAAAAAGACGGCTCGCCGCAATCTTGCCTACCAAGAGGCCAGGGTCGCGATTCGAAAAGGGGATCTCGAGAAAGCAGCTACAAAAGCGGAAGAGTATCGCCTGGCGGCTCGCTCGAAGGGCATCGCCAACGAGATGCGGCGGGTGCACGAGCTCGATGGAATCCTGGCCCTGCTGCGGGGAGACGCCGAGAGAGCCCTCGCGGAGCTCGAGCAGGCCAATGAGCAGAATCCGGTCGTCATCTACTGGCAGGCGAAAGCCGCCTTTGAGGTGGGCGACCTAGAGCGCGCTCGGTCTCTCGCCTCGAGCGCCGCTCGTTTCAACCAGCTGACGCCCAACTACGCGTTCATCCGAGACCGGGCGGAAGAGTTACTGGAAGCCCTTTCGCGCGGCTAG
- a CDS encoding BtpA/SgcQ family protein, whose translation MDRKATVESIFGVERALIGVIHLQALPGSPSHSIPVRKIVSTAVDEARRFESAGFEGLILENMHDRPYSKRSVGPEIVASMTAAAQAVGDSVDLPFGVQVLAGANREALAIAHTAGAAFVRVEGFVFAHVADEGLMEADAGDLLRYRKAIGADGIRVFADIKKKHSSHALTADIDLVETAHAAEFFRADGVVVTGTATGRPTDPAEVDAVSAAIGVPTLVGSGITAENIARFGGADALIVGSSVKVDGAWSNPLDATRLEALARAFRDTVTRA comes from the coding sequence ATGGATCGCAAGGCTACAGTCGAATCGATCTTCGGCGTCGAGCGTGCGCTCATCGGCGTGATTCATCTGCAGGCGCTGCCCGGATCCCCATCTCATTCGATCCCGGTTCGGAAGATCGTGTCCACCGCGGTCGACGAGGCACGCCGGTTCGAGAGCGCCGGGTTCGAGGGCCTTATCCTGGAGAATATGCACGACCGCCCGTACTCGAAGCGCTCCGTCGGCCCCGAGATCGTCGCGTCCATGACCGCGGCGGCTCAGGCAGTCGGCGACTCCGTCGACTTGCCGTTCGGCGTTCAGGTTCTGGCAGGTGCCAATCGCGAGGCGCTGGCGATAGCCCACACGGCCGGCGCGGCCTTTGTGCGGGTCGAGGGCTTCGTTTTCGCGCACGTTGCCGACGAGGGACTCATGGAGGCGGATGCCGGTGATCTGCTTCGCTATCGCAAGGCGATCGGCGCCGATGGCATCCGGGTCTTCGCGGACATCAAGAAGAAGCACTCGTCGCACGCCCTAACGGCGGACATCGACCTGGTCGAGACCGCCCACGCCGCCGAGTTCTTTCGAGCCGATGGAGTCGTGGTCACAGGTACCGCGACCGGTCGCCCTACCGATCCGGCCGAGGTCGATGCGGTCAGCGCCGCCATCGGCGTCCCGACGCTGGTGGGATCCGGAATCACAGCGGAGAACATCGCCCGATTCGGCGGCGCCGACGCTCTCATTGTCGGCTCCTCGGTCAAAGTAGACGGGGCCTGGTCGAACCCCCTGGACGCAACTCGCTTGGAGGCCCTGGCCCGGGCCTTCCGCGACACTGTAACGCGAGCGTGA
- a CDS encoding glycerol-3-phosphate acyltransferase: MFAPVTLPWWLAALLVLAAAWLILEHLLVPGVRWFLRQRINRVLDEANTRLQIHVQPFKLTKRKVLIDRLMYDSRVLEAAEAFGEANDMPRELVMRKVEGYAKEIVPSFNAYVYFRLGYWLSRRLAKALFRVRLGYSDVDALQRVSPDSTIVFVMNHRSNMDYVLVSYLVAERTALSYAVGEWARIFPLESLIRSMGAYFVRRKSRNDLYRRVLSRYVGMATEEGVTQAVYPEGGLSRDGRLGSPKLGLFDYMLRSFDPNGNRDVVFVPVGLNYDRVLEDRTLLLDLDDDAPRKRGLAALITAIGFWAKNFRLWVAGRWYRFGYACVNFGAPVSMRSYLAERDLDLRMLDRSSRFARVADLANELMRDVGAVVPVVPVSLVATILRRAPDREWTKLEIKAEVGELMADLERRGAHVYVPRSDDDYAIEVGLRTLTLRRVVVEDGGLFTTRPGERSLLTYYANSIGHLV; encoded by the coding sequence GTGTTCGCCCCCGTCACCTTGCCCTGGTGGCTGGCTGCGCTGCTGGTGCTGGCCGCCGCCTGGTTGATCCTGGAACACCTTCTGGTGCCCGGCGTTCGCTGGTTTCTCCGGCAGCGCATCAATCGAGTTCTCGACGAGGCCAACACCAGACTTCAGATTCATGTCCAGCCGTTCAAACTCACCAAACGCAAGGTTCTGATCGATCGGCTGATGTACGACTCACGGGTTCTCGAGGCCGCTGAAGCCTTCGGCGAGGCCAACGACATGCCGAGAGAGCTGGTAATGCGCAAGGTGGAGGGCTACGCGAAGGAGATCGTGCCCTCGTTCAACGCTTACGTCTATTTCCGCTTGGGCTACTGGCTGTCGCGCCGTCTGGCGAAGGCGCTGTTCAGGGTCCGCCTCGGCTACTCCGACGTGGACGCGCTCCAACGGGTTTCGCCGGACTCGACCATCGTTTTCGTCATGAACCATCGCAGCAACATGGACTACGTGTTGGTGTCGTATTTGGTGGCCGAGCGGACGGCCCTTTCCTATGCGGTGGGCGAGTGGGCGCGGATCTTCCCACTCGAGTCGCTGATTCGCTCGATGGGCGCCTACTTCGTGCGTCGCAAATCACGAAACGATCTCTATCGGAGAGTGCTGTCCCGGTACGTCGGGATGGCTACCGAGGAGGGAGTGACCCAAGCCGTTTACCCCGAAGGCGGGTTGTCTCGCGACGGTCGTCTGGGTAGCCCCAAGCTCGGCCTCTTCGACTACATGCTGCGCTCATTCGACCCGAATGGGAATCGGGACGTGGTTTTCGTGCCGGTGGGGCTCAATTATGACCGGGTGCTCGAGGATCGCACGCTGCTCTTGGATCTGGACGACGATGCGCCCCGCAAGAGGGGCCTGGCAGCCCTGATTACGGCGATCGGATTCTGGGCGAAGAACTTCAGACTCTGGGTTGCGGGCCGCTGGTACCGTTTCGGCTACGCCTGCGTCAACTTCGGCGCACCCGTCTCGATGCGTTCCTACCTCGCGGAGAGAGATCTCGACCTGAGGATGCTCGACCGGAGCAGTCGCTTCGCGCGGGTCGCTGATCTCGCCAACGAGCTCATGCGCGACGTCGGCGCGGTGGTTCCGGTGGTGCCGGTCTCGCTGGTCGCGACGATTCTGCGGAGGGCGCCGGATCGGGAATGGACCAAGCTCGAGATCAAGGCCGAAGTCGGCGAGTTGATGGCTGACCTGGAGCGTCGCGGAGCGCATGTCTACGTCCCCCGCAGCGACGACGACTACGCCATCGAAGTGGGCCTGAGGACCCTGACCCTACGGCGGGTCGTAGTCGAGGACGGCGGTCTCTTCACGACCCGGCCCGGGGAACGCAGTCTCCTCACCTACTACGCGAACTCGATCGGCCATCTGGTGTAG